A genomic window from Cloacibacillus evryensis DSM 19522 includes:
- a CDS encoding ABC transporter ATP-binding protein — protein MALLEVREITMKFGSLLANSDVSFDVEKGTIVGLIGPNGAGKTTLFNCVAGLYTPTAGKVFFKGEDVTELPAYKMARRGVARTFQVVRPLKEMTVFENILVGAYMRTGDSAKAKDIAERCMDLCFLKEHGGRLAGGLTIGNKKRLEVARALATEPELLLLDEAVAGLTSTEVREMVDVIVRLREEGVTILMVEHIMEAIMPIADKIVVLASGKKIAEGAPAEIVKDPVVITAYFGEKFSKRLNAQAADASACLSPKEVSGVRAEREQGTAQAADASACLPPEEISDVRAKREQGTAQGRENNGGDA, from the coding sequence TTCGGCTCGCTGCTTGCGAACAGCGACGTCTCCTTTGATGTTGAGAAGGGGACCATCGTCGGCCTTATCGGTCCCAACGGCGCCGGCAAAACGACGCTCTTCAACTGTGTGGCCGGCCTCTACACGCCCACCGCGGGAAAGGTGTTCTTCAAAGGAGAGGACGTGACGGAGCTGCCGGCTTACAAAATGGCGCGCCGCGGCGTCGCCCGCACCTTCCAGGTGGTGCGCCCGCTCAAAGAGATGACCGTATTCGAGAATATCCTCGTCGGGGCCTACATGCGTACAGGAGACAGCGCGAAGGCTAAAGATATCGCCGAACGCTGCATGGATCTATGTTTCCTCAAAGAACACGGAGGCCGCCTCGCGGGCGGTTTGACTATCGGCAATAAGAAACGGCTCGAAGTAGCGCGCGCCCTCGCCACCGAACCTGAGCTGCTGCTGCTTGACGAGGCGGTGGCGGGACTCACCTCCACGGAGGTCAGAGAGATGGTGGACGTCATAGTCCGTCTTCGCGAAGAGGGCGTCACCATCCTTATGGTCGAACACATCATGGAGGCGATAATGCCGATCGCCGACAAGATCGTCGTCCTTGCGAGCGGCAAGAAAATCGCGGAGGGCGCTCCGGCGGAGATCGTCAAAGACCCGGTGGTCATTACCGCCTATTTCGGTGAAAAATTCAGCAAAAGACTAAATGCGCAAGCGGCAGACGCATCCGCATGCTTGTCCCCGAAGGAAGTTTCTGGTGTTCGCGCGGAGCGCGAACAGGGGACTGCGCAAGCGGCAGACGCATCCGCATGCTTGCCCCCAGAGGAAATTTCTGATGTTCGCGCAAAGCGCGAACAGGGGACTGCGCAAGGGAGGGAAAATAATGGCGGCGATGCTTGA